A window of Thermoplasmata archaeon genomic DNA:
GACCTCCTTGTCCAAGCTCGGGTAGCCTACGTACGCGTAGAGGCAGCGCCGTTTGAGGGCATCGCTGAGCTCACGCGTACGATTCGACGTGATCACCACGAACGGGATCTTCTTCGCTCGGATCGTTCCGAGTTCCGGAATCGTGATCTGGAAATCGGAGAGGACCTCCAGGAGGAGACCTTCGAACTCCTCGTCCGCACGGTCGATCTCGTCGATGAGAAGGACCGGCGGTGCACCGCCGTCGCCCTGCAGGGCACGCAGGAGCGGACGCGGCATGAGGAAGCGCTCGCTGAAGATCTCAGGCTCGAGCTCCCTCGCGCTCTTGGTCTTCTCGTTGAGCCGGATCGTCATGAGCTGCTTGGAGTAGTTCCATTCGTAGAGCGACGCGTTGGCGTCCAGGCCCTCGTAGCACTGGAGGCGTAGGAACTCGGCCCGGGTGGCCGAGGCCAGAACCTTGGCGAGCTCCGTCTTCCCGCAACCGGGCTCCCCTTCGACGAGAAGAGGCTTCTGCAGCTTGGCCGCGAGGAACACGGCCGTGGCCAGACCGCGCTCCGCGACGTAGTCCTGGTCGCTCAGGGCGGCGAGGACATCGTCGACCGAACCCCACGGACTCGGACGGGATGGCGGTGCGGGCGTGGTCTGACCTCGACGCATCCATCTCGGGGGCCCATATCAAAGTTTTCGGTCTGCCGAAAGCCGCGCCGGGTCAACGTACGGGCTCCGGCCGGAAGGCCTCCGGCGGGGGGGTACGGGCCAGGTAGTACAGGATGGTCGACCCTAGGTACTCATGAAGGACCGTACGTGCGAACCCGTTCTTGCGGAAGCGGCGCATGGACGTATCGACCGACACGGGCAGACTAACGAACCGTCCCAGGGGCCTCGACCGCAAGGCGATATCGTGCGTCTCATTCAGGAACAGGTCCTCCCGCATGCCTCCGAGCCGTTCGAACGCAGAACGCCGGAAGAAGAAGCAGAAACCTGCGTTGTGGGGGAACCCCCAGGCGATCATGGCCCGCTGGTAGGCATTGGCGAGGAAGAACAGGCAACGCTCCCCCGCAGTCCCGTCCAACGGGCGAT
This region includes:
- a CDS encoding MoxR family ATPase → MRRGQTTPAPPSRPSPWGSVDDVLAALSDQDYVAERGLATAVFLAAKLQKPLLVEGEPGCGKTELAKVLASATRAEFLRLQCYEGLDANASLYEWNYSKQLMTIRLNEKTKSARELEPEIFSERFLMPRPLLRALQGDGGAPPVLLIDEIDRADEEFEGLLLEVLSDFQITIPELGTIRAKKIPFVVITSNRTRELSDALKRRCLYAYVGYPSLDKEVAILRKKVPGLGQAFARDIAAFVQRVRSEEDLVKRPGVSETLNWAAALLALEQTQISREVVEETLGVLVKEAQDLQFLQGPRLDDLVAKG
- a CDS encoding glycosyltransferase produces the protein MPRLSVIIPTWNEASTLGSLLDSLRRQSVHDFEVIVADSGSTDGTEAVASSLRARYVPGERRGPAEGRNRGALQARSDVLVFVDADCILSSDVLERILVELRDPSVVGGATMYRPLDGTAGERCLFFLANAYQRAMIAWGFPHNAGFCFFFRRSAFERLGGMREDLFLNETHDIALRSRPLGRFVSLPVSVDTSMRRFRKNGFARTVLHEYLGSTILYYLARTPPPEAFRPEPVR